A genomic region of Homalodisca vitripennis isolate AUS2020 chromosome 5, UT_GWSS_2.1, whole genome shotgun sequence contains the following coding sequences:
- the LOC124362867 gene encoding circumsporozoite protein: MLRIVLLSALAALGAAQQQYTKDSRNAAIIADQRYLKIGGEFGSAYQQEDGVQFKEESDADGTRRGQYSYVDPNGQVRTVSYVAGKNGFQPVGDHLPTVPQPVVNPQPQYNPPPQQQYNPAPQQQYNPAPQQQYNPAPQQQYNTAPQQFNNPSEDNGQWVDDTAVQYPANSPATYNNPAPAPQPQPQPSWNANPQWNAAPQAAPVYTPTTTPAPHRFYPPGKLSLNRSPDGFSYTFNKA, from the coding sequence GTTTTGCTGTCGGCACTAGCAGCCCTGGGAGCGGCCCAGCAACAGTACACCAAAGACTCCCGCAATGCCGCCATCATCGCCGATCAGCGCTACCTGAAGATCGGAGGAGAGTTCGGGTCAGCCTATCAGCAGGAGGATGGCGTGCAGTTCAAGGAGGAGTCCGATGCGGACGGCACTAGGCGCGGACAGTACAGCTACGTGGACCCTAACGGTCAGGTGCGTACCGTGTCCTACGTAGCAGGCAAGAACGGCTTCCAGCCCGTGGGAGATCATCTGCCCACCGTGCCCCAGCCTGTAGTCAACCCTCAGCCCCAGTACAACCCTCCCCCTCAGCAACAGTACAACCCTGCTCCTCAGCAACAGTACAACCCTGCCCCTCAGCAGCAGTACAACCCCGCTCCTCAGCAGCAGTACAACACCGCTCCTCAGCAGTTCAACAACCCCTCTGAAGACAACGGTCAGTGGGTGGACGACACTGCAGTGCAGTACCCCGCCAACTCTCCCGCTACCTACAATAACCCTGCTCCTGCCCCTCAGCCTCAGCCCCAGCCCTCGTGGAACGCCAACCCTCAGTGGAACGCCGCCCCCCAGGCCGCCCCCGTCTACACCCCCACCACCACCCCCGCCCCACACAGGTTCTACCCACCCGGTAAACTCAGTCTCAACAGGTCACCTGATGGCTTCAGTTACACCTTCAACAAAGCCTAA